Within the Rosa rugosa chromosome 2, drRosRugo1.1, whole genome shotgun sequence genome, the region CATTTTGGAATCTTAATTGGCCTTACCCTCCAACTCTGCAAATAGTGTTTAACCCATGTAACAGTTCATTGGTAAATGTTTAATCAGTTAGAACCCTAGGCCTCTGAACATATAGCCAAAATCAACCACCTTAGTAAAAGTTAATAAGCTTTGCCAAGATTTGATGTAAACAAACAGAAACACCCTTAACTTCAACCCTTCGAGTACAATGAAATGAGTAATCAAGTATGTTCTCCAAGGGGTTTTGCTTGAGTAACAGGTGTTTCTATCCATGATCGAGCATCAAACTTTGGTTGAACTTCttataaatttttttcttatatataaaaaatgatACTTTTGATTAACAATGCATAAGACTTTATTGTTTTGGCCAAACACTTTACTCAATATAAAAgcttgaaaataaaataaataaataaaaaaaaccctcCCCTTGTCGATCTTACTTGTGAATTAAGGAATTATGCTTATACTCCTTAGGTTTGTAACCTGCAGCCTGCCACCATATTACATGATACATAACAATAAACTGTATGCAGTCTCCTtggttgatatatatatatatgaacattaAAAATAGACATCATGATTCTTGAACAAATAAAATATTAGAGAATAAGTACTACTAGCTTGGAAATTAATCGTACCAGGTAGTTCTGCTTTGAGCACATAATATTGCTCTGTCTGAAACCAATCAATAGTGCTTTGGCCAGAGCTTCTTAGACTAGACAATAAGATATCTGACTCAAAGTCCCACAGTGGAAAAGCATCAGATGGATCAAAGAATTTCCCAAACAAAAGAGGACTGAAAAATGATCCAACACCAAACACCTTGTGCACTATTGGACTACCTTGAGACATGAACTTTTTGAACACTTCTTCTCTCAATAGAACACACCATTTCTGTGGTGTTTGATCATCTGTAAGAACTTCAAGCTGTTTGTGAGTAGTGGTAGTCATGAAAGATTTGGAGAAGAAGCTGAAATTCTGAGTCTATGGTGGAGAGGGTTTTGAGAGGTTGTGGCTCCTTATAGTGGAAGAGAAGAGAAGCCCTTTTTAAAAAGTAGGAGGACAAATTCCATGGGCATATCTGGAGGGCTGTAAAGTTTATTAGGATAggaatattttcttttctagatACATCTTGCTTATACGTAAGAAGAAATTACACGTGGCTGGCAACCAAAGTCTGATTTTGTATtatggaaaaggaaaaatttTCACTCTAGCATCCTGATGTTTGATCTTGACATCATGTCAGTTCCTacagtttcaatttaatcagcaACACCCCCAAGGTCTCAATTTtgatcagccgtgtccaatttttacTGTGCCATCCAATTTGAACATTAACTTTGATGGAGGGACCCACTTTTGGGGCTACAAATGTCATttcaaacactttttttttcttttcctatttTTAATTTCCCATTTTCCATTTTTACAAATACACACTTTGCTCCACCAACCCAGCCAACCAACCCCCTCTCTCTGCCTCAACGGACTTTTCGAggctcttctctctctttctcactctcactctctctccggCGCTGAGATCTTGACGTCTGAGCCTCGAAAATGCAGACCGCCGCCTTCACTCTCTCGccgtctctccctctcctcaaGTCTCGCCGCCTTTCCGCCCAAACCTCCACCCTCAGATTCGCTCCCACACGTGTCTCCGCCTCGCTCAAGCTTGACGCCGCTCTCACCTCCTCCACCAATGATGtcctctctgcctctctctcccGCCGATCTTGGTCCGTCTCCTCCTCTGATGACTTCAAGCCCTGGACTTCTCCGACCCTCGATCGGAGCTGTTTCTCCGGCCCTGGGTATAAAAGTGGCCTTAATTGCAGTGACGACGGTGGAGGAAGTCAGTGGTTTTCTGGACAAGGAGGAAGCAGAGGTGGTTGAAGGGTCGGCGAGTCGTTCGCAGAGGCATGACTGGCAGAAGCCGGAAATTCTCCTTCGGGTGGCAGTCGTAGGAGGTAGAGGGTAGGTGGGACTGCGGCCggtttggtggtggtggcgggTTTGTGCTGGGATTCATAACCGGCGGTCAGGCAGAATTGCAATCTGGGTTGAGGGAATCGACGGTCGATTCGATTCGAGCTTGGTGGAGTGGGAGCCGACATCGTTGAGGTCGTGTAGAGAGCTGCCGATGAAGGAATTGGGTGGCGGCGATCTCATATTGTAGTGCTGCACTGGAACCGTACTCCCCATTTCAAATTAACCCATATTTTTTCCTTATGGGTTGAAGATAGTGGTATAGTGGTGTCGACGTTGGAGTTTGGATGCGGTGGAGGAGGCAGTATAAGAGGGCGTGGTGATCGGAATCTCGGGCTTGACGAAGGAGGATTGAAAAGCTCTTTGATGCCGCCGTCGATGGCCTCCACTACCAGATGGTGCATAGTGCGGGCTATGGTGGCCATTGTagatgatgaggaggaggatgaagaGAGTGCGAtgaaggagaagaggaagaagaagacaatagTGGAGAATGAGGAGTTAAGGACTGCTGATGCGAAGTTGCGAACCATTAGGGGCGCATTAGGAATTTACCCCTTCATGTGGGCCCACTTGCTGGGTTTGTCGGAGCCAGCTCATcatttaacgtccaatttggaagGCTGACGAAATTTTGGGCACGACTGATCGAAATTGAGACCTCatgggtgttactgattaaattaaaaccgcagggactgacatgatgtcgAGGTCAAACATCAGGGtgctaaactgaaatttttcctatgGAAAATGTGGCAAAATGGAAGAGGTAATTACATGGATTCAGAGTACAGACGT harbors:
- the LOC133731876 gene encoding 21.7 kDa class VI heat shock protein isoform X1, whose amino-acid sequence is MTTTTHKQLEVLTDDQTPQKWCVLLREEVFKKFMSQGSPIVHKVFGVGSFFSPLLFGKFFDPSDAFPLWDFESDILLSSLRSSGQSTIDWFQTEQYYVLKAELPGEGKNSVRVYAENAKVLEISGQWKQQQQQKDQSKTNSTRDWRSGNWWESGYVRRLELPQDADWRKIEAYVTNDLILEIKIHKINNSLDADNNQNTTA